In the Sulfitobacter pacificus genome, one interval contains:
- a CDS encoding LysR substrate-binding domain-containing protein, which yields MVRQLPPLNALRAFEAAGRHQSFSRAAAELAVSHSSISRHVRGLEDRLGVQLFRDLPRGLELSEYGAAYLAQVSPALDAIASATETLTEVPKGTVWVNSETLFATKLLVPRLGEFATMHPDIEIRLEASRHLADVARYEADLAIRFVRPESRYPGAELISDAPMHPYASPKLLELPLTSTRDLLSYPLLKDRSSGTWDMWFALTGEVTPEEVPQSTWRMSSVLAVEAAVAGQGILLVSDEVVAGEVAAGRLIRISEVGFREGGYYLLQGEGVMRRKAVRVFRDWLMAETALWRGAGE from the coding sequence ATGGTTCGGCAACTTCCACCTCTGAATGCCCTGCGCGCCTTTGAGGCGGCGGGCCGTCATCAAAGCTTCTCGCGGGCGGCGGCGGAGCTGGCGGTCAGCCATTCCTCCATCAGCCGGCATGTGCGCGGGCTTGAGGATCGCCTTGGGGTGCAGCTGTTTCGCGATCTGCCGCGTGGTCTTGAGCTGTCGGAATATGGCGCGGCGTATCTGGCGCAGGTGTCGCCCGCTCTTGATGCAATTGCCTCTGCCACCGAGACCCTGACGGAAGTGCCAAAAGGGACCGTCTGGGTGAATTCAGAGACCTTGTTTGCGACCAAGCTGCTTGTCCCGCGATTGGGCGAGTTTGCGACAATGCACCCGGATATTGAAATAAGGTTGGAAGCCTCGCGCCATTTGGCGGATGTGGCCCGGTATGAGGCGGATCTCGCCATCCGGTTTGTGCGCCCTGAAAGCCGGTATCCAGGGGCGGAGCTGATCAGCGATGCGCCGATGCACCCCTATGCCTCTCCCAAGTTGCTAGAGTTGCCCCTCACGTCAACCCGTGATTTGTTGTCCTATCCTTTGTTGAAGGATCGCAGCAGCGGCACATGGGACATGTGGTTTGCTCTAACCGGTGAGGTCACACCGGAAGAGGTGCCGCAATCCACATGGCGGATGAGTTCGGTGTTGGCGGTCGAGGCTGCGGTTGCCGGGCAGGGCATCCTGCTGGTTTCGGATGAGGTGGTTGCCGGCGAGGTTGCAGCGGGACGTCTGATCCGCATTTCAGAGGTCGGGTTTCGTGAAGGTGGCTACTATCTTTTGCAGGGCGAGGGCGTGATGCGCCGCAAGGCCGTGCGGGTGTTTCGGGATTGGCTGATGGCCGAAACGGCACTGTGGCGCGGGGCCGGTGAATGA
- a CDS encoding AtpZ/AtpI family protein: MISNPLRIPVGNCTVSDQDLRDLEAKIEAAKARSAPAKPHQEEHYSQAQLAWRMVIELVAGLGIGFGIGYGLDVLFGTLPIFMVLFVMLGLAAGVKTMLRSAQEIQSKKMAQEASRNAPLGDDKNEGA, encoded by the coding sequence ATGATTAGCAACCCCTTAAGAATTCCAGTGGGGAATTGCACCGTGTCAGATCAAGACCTTCGCGATCTCGAAGCCAAGATCGAAGCCGCCAAGGCGCGCTCGGCACCGGCAAAACCCCATCAGGAAGAACACTATTCACAGGCGCAGCTTGCCTGGCGGATGGTGATAGAGTTGGTGGCCGGTCTGGGGATCGGTTTCGGCATCGGATACGGATTGGATGTGCTGTTTGGCACGCTGCCTATTTTCATGGTGCTGTTTGTCATGCTGGGTCTTGCGGCGGGGGTGAAAACGATGCTCCGCTCGGCGCAAGAAATCCAGAGCAAGAAAATGGCCCAGGAGGCCAGCAGGAACGCGCCCCTCGGGGACGACAAGAACGAAGGAGCCTGA
- a CDS encoding F0F1 ATP synthase subunit A encodes MATETHGAEEGGLVFHPMDQFIVKPFLGEGSDVAWYTVTNATVWMFLAVIATFLLLVLGSSKRSVVPSRMQSVAELAYGFVYKMVEDICGKEGVKYFPYIMTLFMFIVCSNFLGLLPTSFTPTSHFAVTVVLAFAVFITVTVLGFVKNGAAFLGLFWVSSAPLALRPVLAIIELISYFVRPVSHSIRLAGNVMAGHAVIKVFAGFAALTLVSPVAILGITAMYGLEVLVSFIQAYVFTILTCVYLKDALHPSH; translated from the coding sequence ATGGCCACAGAGACACACGGCGCTGAAGAAGGCGGATTGGTTTTCCACCCGATGGACCAGTTCATCGTCAAGCCATTCCTCGGTGAAGGCAGCGATGTGGCGTGGTACACAGTGACCAACGCAACAGTCTGGATGTTTCTGGCCGTGATCGCGACCTTCCTGTTGTTGGTTCTGGGCAGCTCCAAACGCTCTGTTGTGCCGTCCCGGATGCAGTCGGTTGCGGAACTTGCCTATGGCTTTGTGTATAAGATGGTTGAAGACATCTGCGGCAAGGAAGGGGTCAAGTATTTCCCTTACATCATGACCCTGTTCATGTTCATTGTCTGCTCTAACTTCCTTGGCCTGTTGCCGACGTCCTTTACACCAACATCGCACTTCGCGGTAACTGTTGTTCTGGCCTTCGCAGTATTCATCACAGTGACCGTTCTTGGTTTCGTCAAAAACGGCGCGGCGTTTCTTGGCCTGTTCTGGGTGTCTTCGGCCCCGCTGGCCCTCCGCCCGGTTCTGGCGATCATCGAGCTGATTTCCTACTTTGTACGTCCGGTCAGCCACTCTATTCGTCTGGCGGGCAACGTCATGGCGGGTCACGCGGTGATCAAGGTTTTCGCAGGCTTCGCAGCCCTTACACTGGTATCCCCGGTTGCGATCCTCGGCATTACGGCGATGTACGGTCTGGAGGTCCTCGTGTCCTTCATTCAGGCCTATGTCTTTACGATCCTGACATGCGTGTACCTCAAGGACGCGCTGCACCCCTCACACTAA
- a CDS encoding F0F1 ATP synthase subunit C, whose amino-acid sequence MEGELAHIGAGLAAIGSGAAAIGVGNVAGNYLAGALRNPSAAASQTATLFIGIAFAEALGIFAFLVALLLMFAV is encoded by the coding sequence ATGGAAGGCGAACTCGCACACATCGGCGCAGGTCTGGCAGCAATCGGTTCCGGCGCAGCCGCAATCGGTGTTGGTAACGTTGCAGGCAACTATCTGGCAGGCGCTCTGCGCAACCCATCTGCTGCTGCATCCCAGACAGCCACATTGTTCATCGGCATCGCGTTTGCGGAAGCCCTGGGGATCTTCGCGTTCCTCGTTGCTCTGCTGTTGATGTTCGCTGTTTAA
- a CDS encoding F0F1 ATP synthase subunit B', which yields MATETHSAEVASAPGMPQLDFSTWGNQIFWLVLALIAIYLILSRVALPRIGAVLAERSGTITNDLAAAEDLKAKAVEAEAAYDKALIDARAEAHNIVENAKAEIKADLDVAIAKADAEIAAKAAESEKAISEIRASAMENVKVVAKDTAKEIVAALGGKADAKTITAAVTARMKG from the coding sequence ATGGCAACTGAAACACATAGCGCAGAGGTGGCCTCGGCCCCCGGCATGCCACAGCTGGATTTTTCCACTTGGGGCAACCAGATCTTCTGGCTCGTGCTGGCGCTTATTGCAATTTATCTGATCCTGTCGCGGGTCGCATTGCCCCGCATCGGTGCGGTTCTGGCAGAGCGGTCAGGCACGATCACCAACGATCTGGCTGCGGCCGAAGATCTGAAAGCCAAGGCTGTCGAAGCTGAAGCCGCCTATGACAAGGCATTGATCGACGCCCGCGCCGAAGCACATAACATCGTTGAAAACGCCAAGGCAGAAATCAAGGCTGATCTTGATGTCGCCATCGCGAAGGCAGATGCGGAGATTGCGGCCAAGGCTGCGGAATCCGAAAAAGCCATCAGCGAGATTCGCGCCTCTGCTATGGAGAACGTGAAGGTTGTGGCAAAAGACACCGCAAAAGAAATCGTCGCTGCCCTTGGTGGCAAGGCTGATGCCAAGACGATCACTGCCGCGGTTACAGCCCGGATGAAAGGATGA
- a CDS encoding F0F1 ATP synthase subunit B has protein sequence MRLTLTAALATVAASPAFAASGPFFSLRNTDFVVLLAFLLFIAVLFYFKVPSLLGGMLDQRAAGIKSELDEARKLREEAQTLLASYERKQKEVQEQADRIVAAAKEEATAAGAQARVDLEKSVARRMAAAADQIGSAEAAAIKEVRDQAAAIAVAAARDVIAKQMSAADGNALIDDAIAQVDAKLH, from the coding sequence ATGCGTTTGACCCTTACAGCCGCGTTGGCCACCGTCGCCGCCTCTCCGGCATTTGCCGCATCCGGCCCGTTCTTCTCGCTGCGCAACACCGACTTTGTCGTGCTGCTGGCCTTTCTTCTGTTCATTGCTGTGTTGTTCTATTTCAAAGTGCCTAGCCTTTTGGGTGGTATGCTGGATCAACGCGCCGCAGGCATCAAATCAGAACTGGATGAAGCCCGCAAACTGCGTGAGGAAGCACAAACCCTGCTGGCCTCTTACGAGCGCAAGCAAAAGGAAGTGCAGGAACAGGCTGATCGTATTGTGGCCGCTGCCAAAGAAGAGGCAACAGCTGCCGGCGCTCAGGCGCGGGTTGATCTGGAAAAATCCGTGGCACGCCGCATGGCCGCTGCCGCAGACCAGATCGGTTCAGCCGAAGCTGCAGCCATCAAGGAAGTGCGCGATCAGGCCGCAGCGATCGCTGTTGCTGCTGCCCGTGATGTGATCGCCAAACAGATGTCTGCCGCTGATGGCAACGCGCTGATTGACGATGCGATTGCGCAAGTGGATGCCAAGCTGCACTAA